The Dokdonia donghaensis DSW-1 DNA window ACGGCTACTGCCAATGCATCACTCACTGCGATACAACTACCTTCTACAGGGAAGTCTCATTTGCCTAGACTAAAGGCAAGTGGCGGTAAATTGCATATGACTTGGGTGGAGCAAGAAGGAGATACGGCAATTTTAAAATATGCTAGTTACGATAGTGCCAAGTGGAGCCAACCTAGAACCATTATATCTGGAGATAATTGGTTTGTAAACTGGGCAGATTTTCCAGCCCTAGGAGTAAATGGTGATTATGTGCTCACTAATATCTTAGAAAAATCTGCAGAGGGCACTTATGATTATAATATAAAGCTTCAATTGTCAAAAGGCGATGCGATTATTAAAGATGATTTCCTACTCAATACAGATGGCGTAGATGCAGAGCACGGTTTTGTATCTATACAAGCGTATGATGGAGGTTTTTATGCTACTTGGCTTGATGGTAGAAACACAAAAAACGAAGACAAGAGTAAAAACCAAATGACGCTCCGCAATGCCTACATAGATTTAGCGGGAAATATAACGCAAGAAACAGAGATAGATAGTCGCGTTTGTGACTGCTGTAATACAGCAACGGCTATTACAAATAATGGACCGGTTGCCGTCTACAGAGATCGCTCAGACACCACACCAGAGATACGAGATATGGCAATCGTGCGATGGGTAGATGGAGCGTGGTCAAAGCCTATGGTTATAGGTAATGATAATTGGGAACTTAACGGTTGCCCTGTAAACGGACCTGCAATAGCAACCAAAGAAGAAAATGTGGTGGTGAGCTGGTTTACTGCAGAGGGTGATGCTCCTAGAGTGCTCACGGCTTTTTCAAATGATAATGGAGCCTCTTTTGGAGGTGCAATCCGTATAGATAACGGAAACGCAATAGGTAGAGTAGATACAGATTTTATGAGTGATGGAAGCGCTCTCATCTCGTGGTTAGAACCAATGGGTGAGAACGTAGTGCTTCAAGTAGCCCGAGTGTATGTAGATGGCACACACGATGCCCCAGTGACAGTAACCAATACCTCTGCCGAACGACAAAGCGGCTTCCCACAACTAGAGGTTGTAGGCGATGTAGTATATGTCGCCTGGACAGATCTTAATGGTGACAACAGCGAGGTCAAGATGGTACGCTTTGAGATAAACTAGTCTAGCTTTCCCAATAACAAAACTTACCCACAACAGTGCCCCTCTTCCAAGAGGGAGTCAGGGAGATGTCCGCAGGAGTGAGTTAACTAGAATTTTCCATACAAACCCTATCCATCAAAATAACGCAACCTACCCATTACAGTGTCCCTCTTTCAAGAGGGAGTCAGGGAGATGTCCGCAAGAGTAAGTAAACAAAAAAATGCCCTGAAATACAGGGCATTTTTTCGTTTTAGTAAGTATTTAGTCTACAACCTAAACTTTCCATTATTAGTCAAGAAAATAGCATTGGTGAAGAATAACTTTCCATTATGCCAGAACGCTCTAAAAAGTGGGTCGTCTACCATATAGATAATGCTCCCGCGCCCCATACGTTCTTCTCCAAAAATAAGAGAGTTACTTAGTTTTCCTTTTGCCGTTTCTCCTGCAAATCCTGCTACATTCTCTACCTCTTCAGGTATCCACGCTACGTTATAACCGCGGTCCAGATATGAGTAGGAGTTGCTTCCTAGCTTTAAACTGTAGTACGTGTCTGGATAGCCAAAAGCCATAGGGTGTGTCGTATCTACTTTAGTCTTAAAGATAGAACCTGTGATAAAGTTTGTGGTACTTGCATTCTCACGATCTGCATATGGAGTTAGGTTTTCTTTCTTGTCACCTTTTTCGGTATCGCTGTTGCTGGTATTTCTTTTTATTGAAAATCCAGATTTTCCAGCAAGGCTTCCTACAGCGTTTGCTAGTGCAATCACTTTACCTCCACCACGCACAAAGTCTTTAACCTTATCAAGGTTACTTTCATTAAGTACGCTTCCGTACCAGCCGCTAGGCATCACCAGTACATCAAATTCATCAAGATTTACACGCCCTAGCTTATCTGCATTTATAGAAGTCACTGGGTACTGTAATGTCTGTTCAAAAAAGTACCACGTAGCTCCATAACTCAATGATGAGGTTGCATCTCCTTTAAGTAATGCAATCTTTGGCGGATTGATAAGCTTCACTTGTGATGACCCAAAGTCTGGTCCAGAGCTTGCAAATGATGTAGAAGTAGCGGTAAGGGTTCTGTTATGCTTTCGCGAAAGCGTACTTAACACCTCATTAAAATCTTCACGTCCCATATTATCACTTTTAGTAATAATTAAAGAACCGCGCTCGTAAGAAACTCCATTATTTACAAAGGGTTGCTCGCTAAAACGTACTCTAATGCCTTCCTTGAGAAGTCCTGCAAGAAACTGTGCATCATCAAGACTACTCCACTTCCCGATGTAGCCTGCTACATTTGTGCTAGTTACGGTTGTGTTTGTTTTAAAAGGGCTAGCAGCAGTTGCTTTTACTAGAGAGGTACTTGCCACGGCATTAAGACCGTAGGCGTGTGGTAAACTCCACGCGGTGATATCATAGGTGAGTGGCGTGCTTAGTTTTGCATCTGGCTCAAAGAGGGCTTTTACCATCTTTCCTTTTGGCTGGTCGGTACTTATCACCATTGCGGTGTCATAGCTCATACTGCCCTGAGCGTTTGAGGTGTAGTTAAAGCCTGTTGCCTTTCCGTTTGAGGCAAAGCCATAGCTTATCTCGTGCTTGTCCATTAGGTCGGCTAGTGCTTTGAGATTATCTACATTACCAGAAAGTACGTAGCTTTTATACTTGAGATTGTTGTTATTAAAGTATGCTTTAAACTCTGAGTTGAGTTTTGCAGCATTTTTTACAGAAATCTCTACGGTAGAGAGTCCTGTGGTTTTGTGATGTGCTACACGATCTACTAGTGTGAGTTCATAACCTCGGTCTGTATGAATACCTAAACCGGCACGACCGTGACCCGCCTGCTCATAGGTCATCCCTATTGCTCCCATAAAGGTAGGGTAGGTGTCACCGTAAGAAGGGTAGAGTAAGTCAAAACTCTCTCTTGTAAAAAACAGCCAACCTTCCTTATCAAAATAGCGCGCGTGATTTGCTCCTATCTGCGTTTGGAAATCTTCTTGCCAGTCTGTGATAATCTCGTGAAAAGGTTCTGCAGCCGGGGCAAAATAGTAAGGATTGTTTATGCCCTGCTCGTGAAAATCTACGTGCACGTGTGGCATCCACTTGTTATATACCTTTAATCGCTGTTGTGACTCTACTTGTGAAGCCCACGCCCAGTCGCGGTTAAGGTCAAAAAGGTAGTGATTAGGTCTTCCTCCTGGCCACGGCTCATCGTGCTCTGCAGCTACCTGTGCTGGGTCGTAAGGTGTAGACGCTACTTGGTTAAACCAGTTTGCATAGCGATCACGCCCATCTGGATTTACGCAAGGATCCATAATGATCACGGCATCTTTTAACCATTCTTTTTTTGACGTAATTAACTCATACAGTGTCACCATAGAAGCCTCTGTAGATGAAGCTTCATTACCGTGCACGTTATAAGAAAGCCAGACTATTGCCTTGTCTGCCGTACCAAAGTTGCCGGTGGCAATACCCGTTTGCTCAAGGTTTGCCTTGCGTATATTTTCTAGATTGCTATGGTTTGCGCTTGTGGTAATAACGGCATATGTAAGAGGTCTACGCTCGTTTGTTTTACCGTATTCTTGATAGGTGACTAGGTCACTATTTTCGGCTACGTGTTCAAAGTAGCGCACCACGTCTGCGTGTCGTGAGAACTGTGTTCCTATCTCATAACCCAGAAATTCTGATGGAGATTGTACTTGAGCGGTAAGTAATGTTGTGAGAAATAAGGCGACAAAAAAGCTGTAGAT harbors:
- a CDS encoding M14 family metallopeptidase, with translation MLRIYSFFVALFLTTLLTAQVQSPSEFLGYEIGTQFSRHADVVRYFEHVAENSDLVTYQEYGKTNERRPLTYAVITTSANHSNLENIRKANLEQTGIATGNFGTADKAIVWLSYNVHGNEASSTEASMVTLYELITSKKEWLKDAVIIMDPCVNPDGRDRYANWFNQVASTPYDPAQVAAEHDEPWPGGRPNHYLFDLNRDWAWASQVESQQRLKVYNKWMPHVHVDFHEQGINNPYYFAPAAEPFHEIITDWQEDFQTQIGANHARYFDKEGWLFFTRESFDLLYPSYGDTYPTFMGAIGMTYEQAGHGRAGLGIHTDRGYELTLVDRVAHHKTTGLSTVEISVKNAAKLNSEFKAYFNNNNLKYKSYVLSGNVDNLKALADLMDKHEISYGFASNGKATGFNYTSNAQGSMSYDTAMVISTDQPKGKMVKALFEPDAKLSTPLTYDITAWSLPHAYGLNAVASTSLVKATAASPFKTNTTVTSTNVAGYIGKWSSLDDAQFLAGLLKEGIRVRFSEQPFVNNGVSYERGSLIITKSDNMGREDFNEVLSTLSRKHNRTLTATSTSFASSGPDFGSSQVKLINPPKIALLKGDATSSLSYGATWYFFEQTLQYPVTSINADKLGRVNLDEFDVLVMPSGWYGSVLNESNLDKVKDFVRGGGKVIALANAVGSLAGKSGFSIKRNTSNSDTEKGDKKENLTPYADRENASTTNFITGSIFKTKVDTTHPMAFGYPDTYYSLKLGSNSYSYLDRGYNVAWIPEEVENVAGFAGETAKGKLSNSLIFGEERMGRGSIIYMVDDPLFRAFWHNGKLFFTNAIFLTNNGKFRL